The Bacteroidota bacterium genome segment TCCACCTCACATTCGATTTGTCTATTCCCATTCCGAAAGCAATGGTAGCACAAATTATAGGAATTTTATCATTTACAAAATCTTCCTGAGCCTTTGCTCTAACTTTAGCTTCCATTCCTGCATGGTAATGAACTGCTTTAATTCCAATATCATTTAATCGCTTTGCTACATCCTCTGTAGTTTTTCTGGCAAGACAATAAATTATCCCTGATGTATTCGGTCTTTTTCTAATAAAATCAAGTGCTTTAGCAAATTTATTACGCCCGGGCAAAACAGCAAGACTTAAGTTTGGTCGGTCAAAAGAAGCAATATACTCCTTTGATTCAGGAATATTCAATTGTTTAAGAATATCTTTACGTGTAATTTTATCAGCAGTTGCAGTAAGTGCAATTATAGGAATATTTGTATATTCTATTCTAAAGAATTTTAATTCCGCATATTCAGGACGAAAATCATGCCCCCAAGAAGAAATACAATGTGCCTCATCAACAGCAAAAAGACTTATATTAATCTTATCCAAAAATTGACGAAAATTCTTTGACAGTAATTTTTCAGGAGAAAGGTACAAAAGCTTAATCTTCCTGTTTATTGCATCATTCTCAATTTTACTTTGTTGTGCATAAGATAGAGAACTATTTAAAAACTCCGCTTTAATTCCATTGGTTCTAAGTGCTTCCACCTGATCTTTCATTAAAGAAATCAAAGGAGAAACTACAATAGTAATTCCCTCAAGGATTAAAGCAGGGATTTGATAGCAAATTGATTTACCACCACCTGTAGGCATTATCACTAATGAATCACTTCTGTTTATAACATTATTAATAATTTCTTCCTGCAAAGGACGAAATTTATCAAAACCAAAATATTTATTTAATAGCTTCTGAGGCTCGCTGATATAACTCAAATCAAAGAAATTTAGAATAATTTAACATTGTTTTAGTACTTCGATATTAAGGATTATTTATGTTTAATAAAAAAATAATTGGAATTTATATAAGGTCTCTTAGAAAACTGTCAACTTTTATGAAATGAAAAAAATATTAAATGAGAAAATGAATGAAAAACAATTTATTATCAGCAATTTTTCATAGAAAACCCTATTCTTTTTCTTTCAATATCAATGCTTTTAACTTTCACTTCTACTTGTTGATGCATTGTAACTATTTCATTAGGGTCAGAAACAAATTTGTCTGCAAGTTCAGAAATATGAACAAGACCATCCTGCTTAACTCCAACGTCTATAAATGCACCAAAGTTTGTAATATTTGTTACAATTCCTGCTAACTTCATTCCTACTTCTAAATCTTCAATTTTTCTTACATTCTTATCAAACTCAAAAACTTCCACTGCTTTTCTCGGGTCACGTCCCGGCTTAGCAAGTTCTTTTAAAATATCATTTATAGTTGGTAAGCCTATATTTTTATCAACATAATCTTCAGCATTAATTTTCTCTCTAATCTCAGATTTCCCAATTAATTTCTCCAAACTACAATTATTTTTCTTCATCATTTTTGTTACTACATTGTAGCTTTCAGGATGAACAGAAGTATTATCAAGTTTGTTTTCACCATTTGTTATTCTTAAAAATCCGGCACATTGCTCAAAAGCCTTCCCTCCCATTCTTTTAATTTTTTTCAAATCCATCCTTGATTTAAATGCTCCTTCTTTTGTTCTATGCTCAACAATATTTTTTGCTAACTGTGGACCTAAACCAGAAACATACATTAATAAATGCTTACTCGCAGTGTTTATGTTTACACCAACAAGATTTACACAACTTTCTGTAACTTTATCTAGGCTTTGCTTTAGTTTGTTTTGCTCAACATCATGTTGATATTGACCTACACCAATTGATTTAGGATCAATTTTTACCAGTTCAGCAAGAGGATCCATTAGTCGTCTTCCAATAGAAACCGCACCACGAACAGTAACATCATATTTTGCAAATTCTTCACGAGCCACTTCAGAAGCAGAATAAATAGAAGCACCATCTTCACTAACAACAAATGCTCTCACATCTTTGGTAAACCTTATTTTTGATACAAAGAATTCTGTTTCCCTGCTTGCAGTCCCGTTTCCTATTGCAATTACATCAATTTTAAAACTACTAACTAATGTTCGTAATTGCTTAGAAGCCATTTTGATATTTCCTGAACGTCCATGGGGATAAATATTTTGGTTATGCTCAAGATTTCCTTGTTCATCAAGACAAACTATTTTACAGCCTGAAGTAAATCCCGGATCAATTGCCAAAACACGTTTTTGTCCCAAAGGTGCTTCAAGTAACAATTGTCTTAAATTTTTTGAAAATACATTTATTGCTTCATCATCGGCAATTTCTTTTGAACTATTTCTAAATTCTGTTTCTATAGACGGCTTTAGTAATCGCTGATAGCTATCTTTTACTGCTAAAGTAATTTGTTCAGGACAATTAGAATTATGTTTGATAAAAATTCTTTCTAAAATTTCTATTGCTTTTTCTTTAAAAGGAGAAATATTTATTTTTAAAAAGCCTGCATCCTCTCCCCTACGAATTGCCAAAATCCTGTGTGAAGGGCATTTACTTAACTTTTCTTCATAATCAAAGTAATCTTTAAACTTAATTCCTTCCTCTTCCTTAGCTTTTACAAGCTTTGATTTTATTATCGCTTCCTTACTAAACAACCAACGTATTTTCTTTCTTGAGTTTTGATTTTCAGCTATCCATTCGGCAATAATATCTCTTGCACCTTGCAATGCATCCTCAACTGTTTCAACTTCTTTATTTATGAATTTTTCAGCTCTTAAAAAAACGTCTTGTTCATTCTGAGCCATTACAATCTTTGCAAGTCCCTCAAGTCCCTTTTCTTTTGCAATGCTAGCTCTGGTTTTTCGTTTTGCTTTGTAAGGAAGATAAATATCCTCAAGTTCCACCGAATCCCAGCATTTTTCTATTTTATTTTTTAATTCATCTGTTAATTGCCCCTGCTCTTCAATAGATTTTAAAATTGTTTCTTTTCGTGCTGATATTTCTGTCAGTTTTTTTAATTGTTCATCAATCTTTCCAATCTCTACTTCATCAAGACTTGATGTTACTTCTTTACGATAACGAGAAATAAATGGTATTGTAGAACCTTCTTCAAGCAATTCTACAGTTTTTTCAACCTGCTTTTCAGAAATTCCTAAAGCGGAAGAAATAATTTCTCTAAAAATAATATTCATAGCGG includes the following:
- a CDS encoding Tex family protein, yielding MNIIFREIISSALGISEKQVEKTVELLEEGSTIPFISRYRKEVTSSLDEVEIGKIDEQLKKLTEISARKETILKSIEEQGQLTDELKNKIEKCWDSVELEDIYLPYKAKRKTRASIAKEKGLEGLAKIVMAQNEQDVFLRAEKFINKEVETVEDALQGARDIIAEWIAENQNSRKKIRWLFSKEAIIKSKLVKAKEEEGIKFKDYFDYEEKLSKCPSHRILAIRRGEDAGFLKINISPFKEKAIEILERIFIKHNSNCPEQITLAVKDSYQRLLKPSIETEFRNSSKEIADDEAINVFSKNLRQLLLEAPLGQKRVLAIDPGFTSGCKIVCLDEQGNLEHNQNIYPHGRSGNIKMASKQLRTLVSSFKIDVIAIGNGTASRETEFFVSKIRFTKDVRAFVVSEDGASIYSASEVAREEFAKYDVTVRGAVSIGRRLMDPLAELVKIDPKSIGVGQYQHDVEQNKLKQSLDKVTESCVNLVGVNINTASKHLLMYVSGLGPQLAKNIVEHRTKEGAFKSRMDLKKIKRMGGKAFEQCAGFLRITNGENKLDNTSVHPESYNVVTKMMKKNNCSLEKLIGKSEIREKINAEDYVDKNIGLPTINDILKELAKPGRDPRKAVEVFEFDKNVRKIEDLEVGMKLAGIVTNITNFGAFIDVGVKQDGLVHISELADKFVSDPNEIVTMHQQVEVKVKSIDIERKRIGFSMKNC